A genome region from Musa acuminata AAA Group cultivar baxijiao chromosome BXJ3-5, Cavendish_Baxijiao_AAA, whole genome shotgun sequence includes the following:
- the LOC135637747 gene encoding GDSL esterase/lipase At5g33370-like gives MAESRGLLFALLLSLVAAGTLPSSSLATRAFFVFGDSLVDNGNNNYLATTARADEPPYGIDTPSHRATGRFSNAKNVPDIVSEYLGAEPTLPYLSPQLDGEKLLVGANFASAGIGILNDTGFQFANIIRINKQLHYFEQYQGRLSSLIGAEPTKKLVNEGLVLITLGGNDFVNNYYLVPYSVRSREFSLPDYIRYLISEYKKILMKLYDLGCRRFLVTGIGPLGCVPAILATRSRSGACDPEMQRVPDLYNPQLVQLMSELNSQYGDDVFVAVNAYKMHMDFISDPAAYGFVTSKVACCGQGPYNGLGLCTVLSNLCPNRNIYAFWDAYHPTEKANRIIVGQFMTGSNEYMNPMNLSTILAMDART, from the exons ATGGCCGAGTCCCGAGGTCTTCTCTTCGCCCTCCTCCTCAGCCTAGTTGCAGCAGGGACACTGCCATCGTCGTCCTTGGCAACTCGTGCTTTCTTTGTGTTTGGGGACTCCCTGGTCGACAATGGCAACAACAACTACTTGGCAACCACAGCACGAGCCGATGAACCTCCGTACGGCATCGACACCCCATCTCACCGTGCTACAGGCCGATTCTCTAACGCGAAGAATGTCCCCGACATTGTCA GTGAATACCTCGGAGCTGAACCCACGTTGCCATACTTGAGCCCTCAGCTCGACGGAGAGAAGCTTCTGGTGGGTGCAAATTTCGCGTCGGCAGGGATCGGGATTCTCAACGACACCGGCTTCCAGTTT GCCAACATAATTAGGATCAACAAGCAGCTGCATTACTTCGAGCAGTACCAGGGGAGGCTAAGCTCCTTGATCGGTGCGGAACCGACGAAGAAGCTCGTCAACGAGGGACTGGTTCTGATAACACTGGGAGGAAATGACTTCGTCAACAACTATTACCTCGTGCCTTACTCTGTCAGATCTCGAGAGTTCTCCCTGCCTGATTACATCCGTTATCTCATCTCGGAGTACAAGAAGATCCTCATG AAGCTCTACGATCTGGGTTGCCGACGATTCCTGGTCACCGGAATCGGGCCACTGGGTTGCGTGCCTGCTATACTAGCGACGAGGAGCAGGTCGGGCGCATGTGACCCGGAGATGCAACGCGTCCCAGACCTGTACAACCCCCAGCTGGTGCAGCTCATGAGCGAACTCAACAGCCAATATGGCGACGACGTCTTCGTTGCCGTCAATGCCTACAAGATGCACATGGACTTCATATCCGACCCCGCAGCATATG GCTTCGTCACATCGAAGGTGGCATGCTGCGGTCAAGGACCTTACAACGGACTGGGTCTGTGCACGGTTCTCTCGAATCTCTGCCCCAACAGGAACATCTATGCGTTTTGGGATGCATACCATCCTACCGAGAAAGCCAACCGGATCATCGTGGGCCAGTTCATGACGGGATCCAACGAGTACATGAACCCCATGAACTTGAGCACCATTCTGGCCATGGACGCACGCACCTGA